A part of Primulina eburnea isolate SZY01 chromosome 10, ASM2296580v1, whole genome shotgun sequence genomic DNA contains:
- the LOC140803319 gene encoding transcription factor BIM1-like isoform X2, producing MELPRPRAYETEGREATQDFLSLYSSSSPVQQDPTPQQGGYLETHDFLRPLERVGNNGTKEENKVEMSVVDKLPPPAAKHLLPGGIDTYSISYFNQRGLKHEGEGSLYTMQASSATRNDDNSNSSSHTGSGFTLWNESAVKKGKTGKENFSAQRQVQEAGLNMVGGQWIPALERPSQSSSNNKHNTTTLGSFSSSQPASSQKNYSFMSMIKSAENDQKECDDDNVKDFIMKKVPSFQPKGNLAVKIEARTIDQKPNTPRSKHSATEQRRRSKINDRFQNLREIVPNSDQKRDKASFLLEVIEYIQFLQEKVNKYESSYSVWNHETSKIIQRRNCHMGEGGVDHSQWANNGSGPASALAARFEENKIRVSPAMPINGQNVVESDISTATTFKEKAQQPGLTSKAAPVHPPMQPSIFNLGRTSAVASPLSPQQASDMNKTTSWIPSHVLQNRSCTDYWTRDKLKDQDLAIESGTISISSAYSQRLLSTLNLALQESGIDLSQASISVQIDLGKRSNCANSSTSAVKDNVPRDACMEDEFGQALKRLKTI from the exons ATGGAATTGCCTCGGCCCAGAGCTTATGAAACGGAAG GTAGAGAGGCAACCCAAGATTTTCTTTCACTGTACTCGTCCTCTTCCCCAGTCCAACAAGATCCAACACCTCAACAGg GTGGCTACCTTGAAACTCATGACTTCTTACGACCACTGGAACGAGTCGGGAATAATGGGACAAAAGAGGAAAACAAAGTTGAAATGAGTGTCGTCGATAAGCTTCCACCGCCAGCAGCGAAGCATCTTCTTCCTGGTGGAATTGACACGTACAGCATCTCTTATTTTAACCAAAGAGGTTTGAAGCACGAAGGAGAAGGAAGCTTATATACGATGCAGGCAAGTAGTGCCACGAGAAATGATGATAACTCAAACAGCAGTTCTCACACGGGGAGTGGTTTCACACTGTGGAATGAATCTGCAGTTAAAAAGGGAAAGACAGGGAAGGAGAATTTTTCTGCACAAAGACAAGTGCAAG AAGCAGGTCTGAATATGGTGGGAGGACAATGGATACCAGCGTTGGAAAGGCCATCACAATCATCTTCTAACAATAAGCATAACACCACAACCTTGGGCTCTTTCTCGTCCTCTCA GCCAGCATCATCTCAGAAGAACTACAGTTTCATGAGTATGATAAAGTCAGCTGAAAATGATCAAAAGGAGTGTGACGATGATAACGTCAAAGATTTCATTATGAAGAAAGTGCCTTCATTTCAACCAAAAG GTAATTTGGCAGTAAAAATTGAAGCCAGGACCATAGATCAGAAGCCTAATACACCTCGTTCAAAACACTCAGCAACTGAGCAACGTAGGAGAAGCAAGATTAATGACAG ATTTCAAAATCTGAGGGAGATCGTTCCTAACAGTGACCAGAAGAGAGACAAGGCATCGTTCTTATTAGAG GTTATTGAGTACATTCAGTTCTTGCAAGAAAAAGTAAACAAATATGAAAGTTCGTACAGTGTCTGGAATCACGAAACATCCAAGATCATACAAAGA AGGAACTGTCATATGGGTGAAGGTGGTGTTGATCATTCACAATGGGCGAACAATGGTTCAGGCCCAGCTTCAGCATTAGCTGCGAGGTTTGAGGAGAATAAGATCCGAGTTTCCCCTGCTATGCCAATCAATGGACAAAATGTAGTTGAATCGGACATAAGTACTGCTACAACGTTCAAAGAAAAGGCTCAGCAGCCTGGATTAACTTCTAAGGCAGCACCGGTTCATCCACCAATGCAACCAAGCATCTTCAATTTAGGGAGAACAAGCGCTGTAGCTTCGCCACTCTCACCGCAACAAGCATCAGATATGAATAAAACAACATCATGGATCCCATCTCACGTTCTTCAGAACAGATCATGTACAGATTACTGGACCAGAGATAAGCTGAAAGACCAGGATTTGGCCATTGAAAGTGGTACTATTAGCATCTCAAGTGCCTATTCACAGAG GTTGTTGAGTACACTTAATCTAGCGTTACAGGAATCAGGAATCGATCTTTCTCAGGCCAGCATCTCGGTGCAGATTGATCTGGGAAAGAGATCTAACTGTGCTAATTCTTCCACGTCCGCTGTCAAG GACAATGTTCCACGAGATGCATGTATGGAGGATGAATTCGGCCAAGCTTTAAAGAGGCTTAAAACTATCTGA
- the LOC140803318 gene encoding rhamnogalacturonan I rhamnosyltransferase 1-like, translating into MCRIEGRQESNRRRRRWGIMGLKTAAFGGERFEKLRNSGVVSRSRIKLWIIRATTTVLLWTCIVQLTALGESWGPLVLKGWPSCFSQESVALDAHSSPELPLRVLQPKRVYKNNGYLMVSCNGGLNQMRAAICDMVAIARYLNVTLIVPELDRTSFWNDPSEFQDIFDIDHFITSLRDELRILKDLPPRVKKRVEQGIIYNMPPISWSDISYYQSQILPLIQKYKVVHLNRTDARLANNGLPLEIQKLRCRVNFNVLKFTPEIEELGRKVVKLLRQKGPVLVLHLRYEMDMLAFSGCTRGCNTEEVAELTRMRYEYPWWKEKIIDSDLKRKDGLCPLTPEETTLTLRALDIDHNSQIYIAAGEIYGGQRRLHSLESSYPNLVRKESLLEPSDLKFFQNHSSQMAALDYLVSLQSDIFVPTYDGNMAKVVEGHRRYLGYKKTILLDRRLLVDLIDRYNSGSLNWDEFSAAVKDAHSERMGKPTKRLVIPDRPKEEDYFYANPSECLQPMDQDEPPSRIL; encoded by the exons ATGTGCAGAATAGAGGGTCGTCAGGAGAGCAATAGAAGGAGGAGACGTTGGGGGATAATGGGGCTGAAGACAGCGGCGTTTGGTGGGGAAAGATTCGAGAAACTGAGGAATAGTGGGGTGGTGTCACGGTCGAGAATCAAGCTGTGGATCATAAGGGCCACGACGACGGTTTTGCTGTGGACCTGCATTGTTCAGTTGACGGCATTGGGTGAATCGTGGGGGCCTCTCGTGTTGAAGGGATGGCCATCTTGCTTTTCCCAAGAATCGGTTGCCTTGGATGCTCATTCATCACCCGAACTCCCCCTTAGAGTTCTTCAACCAAAGA GAGTTTACAAGAACAACGGCTACTTGATGGTTTCATGCAATGGAGGGCTCAATCAAATGAGGGCAGCG ATATGTGACATGGTAGCAATTGCAAGATATCTGAATGTCACTCTCATAGTTCCTGAACTTGATAGAACTTCCTTTTGGAATGATCCGAG CGAGTTCCAGGACATATTTGACATCGATCATTTCATTACATCCCTGAGAGACGAACTTCGGATACTTAAGGATCTACCACCAAGGGTGAAGAAGAGAGTGGAGCAAGGAATAATCTATAACATGCCCCCTATTAGTTGGTCCGACATCTCTTATTATCAGAGTCAG ATTCTTCCTCTCATCCAGAAGTATAAAGTCGTACATCTGAACAGAACTGATGCTCGGCTAGCCAATAATGGCTTGCCTTTAGAGATTCAAAAGCTTCGTTGCCGTGTAAACTTTAATGTTTTGAAGTTTACGCCTGAAATAGAAGAATTGGGTAGAAAAGTTGTGAAATTGCTGAGACAAAAAGGCCCGGTTTTGGTACTTCATCTGCGGTATGAAATGGATATGTTGGCCTTTTCTGGCTGTACTCGTGGTTGCAATACTGAGGAGGTGGCAGAGTTGACAAGAATGAG ATATGAGTATCCCTGGTGGAAAGAGAAGATCATCGACTCTGATTTAAAAAGGAAAGACGGTCTCTGTCCTTTGACTCCAGAGGAAACCACACTAACATTAAGGGCGTTGGACATCGATCATAATAGTCAGATTTACATAGCAGCTGGAGAAATATATGGCGGACAGAGAAGATTGCATAGTCTTGAATCATCTTATCCAAATTTG GTTAGGAAGGAGTCTCTATTGGAGCCATCAGACCTTAAGTTTTTCCAAAATCACTCATCTCAAATGGCAGCACTGGATTATCTTGTTTCGCTGCAAAGCGATATTTTTGTCCCTACTTATGATGGGAACATGGCTAAGGTCGTTGAAGGCCATCGCAG ATATCTTGGGTACAAGAAAACTATTTTACTCGACAGAAGACTACTAGTCGATCTAATAGATCGATACAATTCAGGATCTCTGAACTGGGACGAGTTCTCTGCTGCAGTTAAGGATGCTCACTCAGAACGCATGGGGAAACCGACCAAAAGGTTGGTAATTCCAGATAGACCTAAAGAAGAGGACTACTTCTACGCCAACCCATCCGAGTGTTTGCAACCGATGGACCAAGATGAGCCCCCAAGTAGAATATTATGA
- the LOC140803319 gene encoding transcription factor BIM1-like isoform X1, with protein sequence MELPRPRAYETEGREATQDFLSLYSSSSPVQQDPTPQQGGYLETHDFLRPLERVGNNGTKEENKVEMSVVDKLPPPAAKHLLPGGIDTYSISYFNQRGLKHEGEGSLYTMQASSATRNDDNSNSSSHTGSGFTLWNESAVKKGKTGKENFSAQRQVQEAGLNMVGGQWIPALERPSQSSSNNKHNTTTLGSFSSSQPASSQKNYSFMSMIKSAENDQKECDDDNVKDFIMKKVPSFQPKGNLAVKIEARTIDQKPNTPRSKHSATEQRRRSKINDRFQNLREIVPNSDQKRDKASFLLEVIEYIQFLQEKVNKYESSYSVWNHETSKIIQRRNCHMGEGGVDHSQWANNGSGPASALAARFEENKIRVSPAMPINGQNVVESDISTATTFKEKAQQPGLTSKAAPVHPPMQPSIFNLGRTSAVASPLSPQQASDMNKTTSWIPSHVLQNRSCTDYWTRDKLKDQDLAIESGTISISSAYSQRLLSTLNLALQESGIDLSQASISVQIDLGKRSNCANSSTSAVKQDNVPRDACMEDEFGQALKRLKTI encoded by the exons ATGGAATTGCCTCGGCCCAGAGCTTATGAAACGGAAG GTAGAGAGGCAACCCAAGATTTTCTTTCACTGTACTCGTCCTCTTCCCCAGTCCAACAAGATCCAACACCTCAACAGg GTGGCTACCTTGAAACTCATGACTTCTTACGACCACTGGAACGAGTCGGGAATAATGGGACAAAAGAGGAAAACAAAGTTGAAATGAGTGTCGTCGATAAGCTTCCACCGCCAGCAGCGAAGCATCTTCTTCCTGGTGGAATTGACACGTACAGCATCTCTTATTTTAACCAAAGAGGTTTGAAGCACGAAGGAGAAGGAAGCTTATATACGATGCAGGCAAGTAGTGCCACGAGAAATGATGATAACTCAAACAGCAGTTCTCACACGGGGAGTGGTTTCACACTGTGGAATGAATCTGCAGTTAAAAAGGGAAAGACAGGGAAGGAGAATTTTTCTGCACAAAGACAAGTGCAAG AAGCAGGTCTGAATATGGTGGGAGGACAATGGATACCAGCGTTGGAAAGGCCATCACAATCATCTTCTAACAATAAGCATAACACCACAACCTTGGGCTCTTTCTCGTCCTCTCA GCCAGCATCATCTCAGAAGAACTACAGTTTCATGAGTATGATAAAGTCAGCTGAAAATGATCAAAAGGAGTGTGACGATGATAACGTCAAAGATTTCATTATGAAGAAAGTGCCTTCATTTCAACCAAAAG GTAATTTGGCAGTAAAAATTGAAGCCAGGACCATAGATCAGAAGCCTAATACACCTCGTTCAAAACACTCAGCAACTGAGCAACGTAGGAGAAGCAAGATTAATGACAG ATTTCAAAATCTGAGGGAGATCGTTCCTAACAGTGACCAGAAGAGAGACAAGGCATCGTTCTTATTAGAG GTTATTGAGTACATTCAGTTCTTGCAAGAAAAAGTAAACAAATATGAAAGTTCGTACAGTGTCTGGAATCACGAAACATCCAAGATCATACAAAGA AGGAACTGTCATATGGGTGAAGGTGGTGTTGATCATTCACAATGGGCGAACAATGGTTCAGGCCCAGCTTCAGCATTAGCTGCGAGGTTTGAGGAGAATAAGATCCGAGTTTCCCCTGCTATGCCAATCAATGGACAAAATGTAGTTGAATCGGACATAAGTACTGCTACAACGTTCAAAGAAAAGGCTCAGCAGCCTGGATTAACTTCTAAGGCAGCACCGGTTCATCCACCAATGCAACCAAGCATCTTCAATTTAGGGAGAACAAGCGCTGTAGCTTCGCCACTCTCACCGCAACAAGCATCAGATATGAATAAAACAACATCATGGATCCCATCTCACGTTCTTCAGAACAGATCATGTACAGATTACTGGACCAGAGATAAGCTGAAAGACCAGGATTTGGCCATTGAAAGTGGTACTATTAGCATCTCAAGTGCCTATTCACAGAG GTTGTTGAGTACACTTAATCTAGCGTTACAGGAATCAGGAATCGATCTTTCTCAGGCCAGCATCTCGGTGCAGATTGATCTGGGAAAGAGATCTAACTGTGCTAATTCTTCCACGTCCGCTGTCAAG CAGGACAATGTTCCACGAGATGCATGTATGGAGGATGAATTCGGCCAAGCTTTAAAGAGGCTTAAAACTATCTGA
- the LOC140803319 gene encoding transcription factor BIM1-like isoform X3, producing MELPRPRAYETEGREATQDFLSLYSSSSPVQQDPTPQQGGYLETHDFLRPLERVGNNGTKEENKVEMSVVDKLPPPAAKHLLPGGIDTYSISYFNQRGLKHEGEGSLYTMQASSATRNDDNSNSSSHTGSGFTLWNESAVKKGKTGKENFSAQRQVQGLNMVGGQWIPALERPSQSSSNNKHNTTTLGSFSSSQPASSQKNYSFMSMIKSAENDQKECDDDNVKDFIMKKVPSFQPKGNLAVKIEARTIDQKPNTPRSKHSATEQRRRSKINDRFQNLREIVPNSDQKRDKASFLLEVIEYIQFLQEKVNKYESSYSVWNHETSKIIQRRNCHMGEGGVDHSQWANNGSGPASALAARFEENKIRVSPAMPINGQNVVESDISTATTFKEKAQQPGLTSKAAPVHPPMQPSIFNLGRTSAVASPLSPQQASDMNKTTSWIPSHVLQNRSCTDYWTRDKLKDQDLAIESGTISISSAYSQRLLSTLNLALQESGIDLSQASISVQIDLGKRSNCANSSTSAVKQDNVPRDACMEDEFGQALKRLKTI from the exons ATGGAATTGCCTCGGCCCAGAGCTTATGAAACGGAAG GTAGAGAGGCAACCCAAGATTTTCTTTCACTGTACTCGTCCTCTTCCCCAGTCCAACAAGATCCAACACCTCAACAGg GTGGCTACCTTGAAACTCATGACTTCTTACGACCACTGGAACGAGTCGGGAATAATGGGACAAAAGAGGAAAACAAAGTTGAAATGAGTGTCGTCGATAAGCTTCCACCGCCAGCAGCGAAGCATCTTCTTCCTGGTGGAATTGACACGTACAGCATCTCTTATTTTAACCAAAGAGGTTTGAAGCACGAAGGAGAAGGAAGCTTATATACGATGCAGGCAAGTAGTGCCACGAGAAATGATGATAACTCAAACAGCAGTTCTCACACGGGGAGTGGTTTCACACTGTGGAATGAATCTGCAGTTAAAAAGGGAAAGACAGGGAAGGAGAATTTTTCTGCACAAAGACAAGTGCAAG GTCTGAATATGGTGGGAGGACAATGGATACCAGCGTTGGAAAGGCCATCACAATCATCTTCTAACAATAAGCATAACACCACAACCTTGGGCTCTTTCTCGTCCTCTCA GCCAGCATCATCTCAGAAGAACTACAGTTTCATGAGTATGATAAAGTCAGCTGAAAATGATCAAAAGGAGTGTGACGATGATAACGTCAAAGATTTCATTATGAAGAAAGTGCCTTCATTTCAACCAAAAG GTAATTTGGCAGTAAAAATTGAAGCCAGGACCATAGATCAGAAGCCTAATACACCTCGTTCAAAACACTCAGCAACTGAGCAACGTAGGAGAAGCAAGATTAATGACAG ATTTCAAAATCTGAGGGAGATCGTTCCTAACAGTGACCAGAAGAGAGACAAGGCATCGTTCTTATTAGAG GTTATTGAGTACATTCAGTTCTTGCAAGAAAAAGTAAACAAATATGAAAGTTCGTACAGTGTCTGGAATCACGAAACATCCAAGATCATACAAAGA AGGAACTGTCATATGGGTGAAGGTGGTGTTGATCATTCACAATGGGCGAACAATGGTTCAGGCCCAGCTTCAGCATTAGCTGCGAGGTTTGAGGAGAATAAGATCCGAGTTTCCCCTGCTATGCCAATCAATGGACAAAATGTAGTTGAATCGGACATAAGTACTGCTACAACGTTCAAAGAAAAGGCTCAGCAGCCTGGATTAACTTCTAAGGCAGCACCGGTTCATCCACCAATGCAACCAAGCATCTTCAATTTAGGGAGAACAAGCGCTGTAGCTTCGCCACTCTCACCGCAACAAGCATCAGATATGAATAAAACAACATCATGGATCCCATCTCACGTTCTTCAGAACAGATCATGTACAGATTACTGGACCAGAGATAAGCTGAAAGACCAGGATTTGGCCATTGAAAGTGGTACTATTAGCATCTCAAGTGCCTATTCACAGAG GTTGTTGAGTACACTTAATCTAGCGTTACAGGAATCAGGAATCGATCTTTCTCAGGCCAGCATCTCGGTGCAGATTGATCTGGGAAAGAGATCTAACTGTGCTAATTCTTCCACGTCCGCTGTCAAG CAGGACAATGTTCCACGAGATGCATGTATGGAGGATGAATTCGGCCAAGCTTTAAAGAGGCTTAAAACTATCTGA